The following coding sequences lie in one Enterococcus sp. 9E7_DIV0242 genomic window:
- a CDS encoding phosphoribosylaminoimidazolesuccinocarboxamide synthase has product MKELYDGKTKTVLLDEENKEVYLLFKDSATGEDGVFDPGSNTVGGSVDGKGKVGLTISKYFFELMEKNGIPTHYLDADIEKGIMKVRQLTVPNLEFVLRYFTAGSMCRRFTLPEGLPFDPPYLEVTLKDDEQGDPLITDRLCQMKDILKPRQYDEGLNILTKVGVVLKDALAEMKLTLIDFKIEIGYDADGKMYVVDEITPDIWRVKDENGNIPNQIDCAQLILDKI; this is encoded by the coding sequence ATGAAGGAATTGTACGACGGCAAAACAAAAACAGTCTTACTAGATGAAGAAAACAAAGAGGTTTACTTATTATTTAAGGATAGCGCAACTGGTGAAGATGGCGTCTTCGATCCAGGCTCCAACACGGTCGGCGGCAGCGTTGACGGCAAAGGAAAGGTTGGCTTGACTATTTCCAAATACTTTTTTGAATTGATGGAAAAAAATGGTATTCCTACTCACTACTTAGATGCAGATATTGAAAAAGGAATAATGAAGGTTCGCCAACTGACTGTTCCAAATCTAGAATTTGTTTTACGTTATTTCACAGCAGGTAGTATGTGTCGCCGTTTCACTTTACCGGAAGGACTCCCTTTTGACCCGCCTTATTTGGAAGTGACTTTGAAGGATGATGAACAGGGCGACCCATTGATAACTGACCGCTTATGCCAGATGAAAGACATTTTAAAGCCAAGGCAATATGATGAAGGTTTAAATATTTTAACTAAAGTCGGTGTTGTTCTTAAGGATGCTTTAGCTGAAATGAAACTGACCCTAATTGATTTCAAAATTGAAATTGGTTATGATGCAGATGGAAAAATGTATGTCGTTGATGAAATCACACCTGATATTTGGCGTGTCAAAGATGAAAATGGCAACATTCCCAACCAAATCGACTGTGCACAATTGATTTTGGATAAAATTTAA
- a CDS encoding LacI family DNA-binding transcriptional regulator, with protein MMKLEDVARLAKVSKSAASLALNGKPGVSDETRQYILEIAEKYDYSPLRKRTKKEEHKLKIRFIACTNEDVVPENYDQLPFFKELLSYISTEIGAKGHVLTTNSMPKELLFNELSKIEEHDTSDGIIILGTNLTASHIKTVNEHFDNLVILDTQCSSLDCNTITMNNFLGAYDATQHLLEMGHRKIGYIKGIQRINNFYDRRRGFKAAVSSFGLSPADMPKFYLPGMEINPIQNKQEQFLEFIQNITAVFCEDDYIAISVIKTLSKLGINVPEKLSVIGFDDISESRVITPELTTVHVPIKEIAQEAISLIEQGTTTSLVKKQLFLNTKLVCRDSVRKLN; from the coding sequence ATGATGAAATTAGAAGATGTAGCTAGACTCGCTAAGGTATCAAAATCAGCTGCTTCTCTGGCATTGAATGGAAAGCCGGGAGTAAGTGATGAAACAAGACAATATATCTTGGAGATTGCTGAAAAATATGACTACAGTCCATTAAGAAAACGAACAAAAAAAGAAGAACACAAATTGAAGATTCGCTTTATCGCCTGTACTAATGAGGATGTCGTTCCTGAAAATTATGATCAGCTGCCTTTTTTCAAAGAGTTGTTGTCCTATATTTCCACTGAAATAGGAGCAAAAGGACATGTTTTAACGACCAACAGCATGCCGAAGGAGCTCCTTTTCAACGAGCTTTCTAAAATTGAAGAACATGATACCAGCGATGGCATCATCATTTTAGGAACCAACCTTACAGCTTCTCACATCAAGACGGTCAATGAACATTTTGATAATCTGGTTATTCTCGATACACAATGCAGCAGTCTTGATTGTAATACGATTACGATGAATAATTTTCTCGGTGCTTATGATGCAACACAACATCTGCTGGAAATGGGGCATCGAAAGATCGGTTATATCAAGGGCATTCAACGAATCAATAACTTTTATGATCGCAGACGTGGCTTTAAAGCAGCAGTCAGCTCTTTTGGGCTCTCCCCTGCAGATATGCCTAAATTCTATTTGCCTGGGATGGAAATCAATCCGATTCAAAACAAACAGGAGCAATTTTTGGAATTCATCCAGAATATCACTGCTGTCTTTTGTGAAGATGACTATATTGCGATTAGCGTAATCAAAACATTGTCCAAATTGGGCATCAACGTACCGGAAAAGCTTTCTGTCATCGGCTTTGATGATATCTCTGAAAGCCGAGTGATCACACCAGAGCTGACAACTGTCCATGTGCCAATCAAAGAAATAGCTCAAGAAGCCATTTCTTTGATTGAACAGGGAACAACAACATCGCTAGTAAAAAAACAGCTCTTCCTCAACACAAAGCTTGTGTGTCGGGATTCTGTGAGAAAGCTGAATTGA
- a CDS encoding GntR family transcriptional regulator, whose amino-acid sequence MERKKPIDIKTLVAEIATEIQEGTLADENGKLPSEHQLMAYYKVSRYALRQALAQLGDMGFIYQSQGIGSFVRPERHETIKNMQNNLGITEEIARPGHTIETVKASQRIVSVGEADFLPKNGNIPHDVPLIEIERFRALDGAPYLVEKSYYLQSVIKEIPEDSLYDSVFNYFEQDKEIKIGFIDKVISSEELSEPGASFFNLPVGAPTLVVRDDTFLSSGKLLAFSKIYYDYRKAELFMFKKTY is encoded by the coding sequence GTGGAGCGCAAGAAACCAATTGATATTAAAACGCTGGTCGCAGAAATAGCAACTGAAATTCAAGAGGGCACATTAGCAGATGAAAATGGCAAGTTGCCAAGTGAGCATCAATTGATGGCTTATTATAAAGTATCACGTTATGCTTTACGACAAGCTTTGGCACAATTAGGAGATATGGGATTCATTTATCAATCTCAAGGCATTGGCTCTTTTGTTCGTCCTGAGCGCCATGAAACAATCAAAAATATGCAAAATAACCTGGGGATTACAGAAGAAATCGCTCGCCCAGGGCATACAATTGAAACAGTCAAGGCTAGTCAGCGAATTGTCAGTGTTGGAGAGGCCGATTTTCTTCCTAAAAATGGAAACATTCCGCATGATGTGCCGCTTATTGAGATTGAACGTTTCAGAGCTCTTGACGGTGCGCCTTATTTGGTTGAAAAATCGTATTATTTGCAGTCTGTCATCAAAGAGATTCCAGAAGACTCCTTATATGATTCGGTGTTCAATTATTTTGAACAGGATAAAGAGATCAAGATTGGTTTTATAGATAAGGTCATCAGTAGTGAAGAACTTTCTGAGCCGGGCGCGAGTTTTTTCAACTTACCAGTTGGTGCGCCTACTTTAGTAGTAAGGGATGATACCTTTTTGAGTTCAGGAAAATTGTTGGCTTTTTCAAAAATTTACTATGACTACCGTAAAGCAGAATTGTTCATGTTCAAAAAGACGTATTGA
- a CDS encoding RidA family protein has product MTKDNIVLARNTDKAPHHPLASQTVAFSHYNNFSAQLPLDPETGKLVDGGIKGQAEQCFKNIQAIINSIDHVMSDIIRITVFVTDIKNVEVVDEVYKTFFTTYLPSRTVVAVAALPMNALVQIEALVSNGEGTIPNAPQAGDLIKLTNNTNKAPVNALSTQTVSFSHYNNLSAQLPIDPKTNRLVVGGIREQTSQCLKNIKTILESIDVPFDDIVKITIFVKKLADIDVVDDVYKTFFPDSAIARAVAYVPARSVVTAAALPMDALVQIEAVVSHGDGTPPQAIEDRHGLIIEANNTKAAPASSLSTQTVAFSHYNNISAQLPIDAQTGELVADSIKEQTEQCLRNIQAIIESVDHVLEDLVKVNIYLKDIADLTAVDEVYGTFFPNGTPARRVVAVSELPKNALIQIEAIAGNAEGTPPIVK; this is encoded by the coding sequence ATGACAAAAGATAACATCGTATTAGCGAGAAACACGGATAAAGCACCTCACCATCCTCTAGCTTCCCAAACGGTCGCATTCTCTCACTATAATAATTTTTCAGCTCAATTACCTTTAGATCCAGAGACTGGTAAATTAGTAGACGGCGGGATTAAAGGGCAAGCGGAGCAATGCTTCAAAAATATTCAAGCAATCATAAATAGCATCGATCATGTAATGAGTGATATCATCAGAATCACTGTATTTGTGACAGACATTAAGAATGTCGAGGTTGTAGATGAGGTCTATAAAACATTTTTCACAACCTATCTCCCTTCACGAACGGTCGTTGCAGTCGCTGCTTTACCCATGAATGCTCTTGTTCAAATCGAAGCTCTGGTTTCAAATGGTGAGGGGACGATCCCTAATGCGCCACAGGCTGGAGACCTGATAAAGCTGACGAACAATACAAATAAAGCGCCAGTTAATGCTCTTTCTACGCAGACAGTTTCTTTTTCTCACTACAATAATCTTTCTGCCCAGTTACCGATCGATCCTAAAACAAACAGGCTAGTCGTTGGCGGCATCAGAGAACAGACCAGTCAATGCTTGAAAAATATTAAGACGATTTTAGAAAGCATTGATGTGCCATTTGATGATATTGTTAAAATTACTATTTTTGTAAAAAAACTTGCTGATATTGATGTTGTAGACGATGTGTATAAGACATTTTTCCCTGATTCAGCAATTGCCAGAGCGGTAGCCTATGTTCCAGCACGATCTGTTGTTACAGCCGCTGCTTTACCTATGGATGCTTTGGTGCAAATCGAAGCCGTGGTTTCGCATGGTGATGGTACTCCTCCACAAGCAATTGAGGATAGACATGGCCTTATCATTGAAGCCAACAATACAAAAGCGGCACCTGCTAGCTCTCTCTCTACACAAACAGTCGCTTTTTCTCACTATAATAATATCTCAGCTCAACTGCCTATAGATGCACAAACTGGTGAGCTCGTAGCTGATAGTATCAAAGAGCAAACAGAGCAATGCCTGAGAAATATCCAAGCGATTATCGAGAGTGTTGATCATGTTTTGGAGGATTTAGTGAAGGTAAATATCTATCTTAAAGATATCGCAGACCTTACTGCAGTGGATGAAGTTTATGGCACCTTTTTCCCTAATGGCACACCTGCCAGAAGAGTCGTAGCTGTCTCTGAGTTACCTAAAAATGCGTTGATCCAAATCGAAGCAATTGCCGGAAATGCGGAAGGAACTCCGCCGATCGTAAAATAG
- a CDS encoding GNAT family N-acetyltransferase: MDQNEFRKQLELKPVGEEYLDQFNELLSYVFQFTESDLEESGFDNKREFVRSKRPILELSKVFGWFHENKLISQISIYPCRVNIHGTIYEMGGITGVGTYPEYANHGLMQDLIHVALKTMKEEKQWISYLYPYSIPYYRRKGWEIMSDKLSFKIRDTQLPKTIDVPGMVERAAVDHEDVFTVYDQFALQNHGAMIRSKFNWKEYWRFENEEERTAAIYYNAEQQPTGVLFYWVAEEVFHIKEMFYLDQEARNGLWNFITAHFSMIYWAQGSIYKNEPLAFLLEDSQIEEKIEPYFMARIVDVKGFLASYPFKRTTEPFHFIVEDPVAEWNNGIFSLAWEENGLLTVSDQPIGQSVSLNIQTLTCLFMNYRRPNYLYRIERLKTDQETLDALERILPDQEAYFSDDF, from the coding sequence ATGGATCAGAACGAATTTCGAAAACAATTGGAGCTGAAGCCTGTTGGTGAAGAATACCTTGATCAGTTCAATGAGCTGCTCAGCTATGTCTTCCAATTTACAGAATCTGATCTGGAGGAAAGCGGCTTTGACAACAAACGAGAATTTGTCCGTTCAAAACGACCGATTCTGGAACTGTCCAAGGTGTTTGGCTGGTTTCACGAGAATAAACTGATTTCACAGATATCGATCTATCCTTGTCGGGTAAATATTCACGGAACGATTTACGAAATGGGTGGGATCACAGGAGTGGGCACCTATCCTGAATATGCTAATCATGGACTGATGCAAGATTTAATCCATGTTGCATTGAAAACCATGAAAGAAGAAAAGCAGTGGATCTCCTATTTATATCCCTACAGTATTCCTTACTATCGCCGAAAAGGCTGGGAAATCATGTCGGATAAGCTGTCCTTCAAAATTCGGGATACTCAGCTGCCAAAAACAATTGATGTGCCAGGAATGGTCGAACGAGCAGCTGTCGATCATGAGGATGTCTTTACAGTTTATGACCAGTTCGCTCTGCAGAATCATGGTGCGATGATTCGCAGTAAATTCAACTGGAAGGAATACTGGCGCTTTGAAAATGAAGAGGAACGAACAGCAGCCATCTATTACAACGCAGAGCAGCAGCCTACTGGTGTCTTGTTTTATTGGGTAGCCGAGGAGGTTTTTCACATCAAGGAAATGTTTTATCTGGACCAAGAGGCCAGAAACGGATTATGGAATTTCATCACTGCCCACTTTTCTATGATTTACTGGGCGCAAGGAAGTATCTATAAAAACGAACCGCTGGCCTTTCTTTTGGAGGATAGCCAAATCGAAGAAAAGATCGAGCCTTATTTCATGGCACGCATCGTCGATGTCAAAGGATTTCTTGCTTCCTATCCGTTCAAACGAACGACAGAACCTTTTCATTTCATTGTTGAAGATCCTGTGGCAGAATGGAACAATGGTATTTTTTCGTTGGCATGGGAGGAAAATGGTCTATTAACAGTCAGTGACCAGCCTATCGGTCAGTCTGTCAGCTTGAACATTCAGACGTTGACCTGTTTGTTTATGAATTACCGCAGACCGAATTATCTTTATCGGATCGAGCGCTTGAAAACAGATCAGGAGACATTGGATGCATTGGAACGAATCCTGCCAGATCAGGAAGCCTACTTTAGTGATGATTTCTAA
- the lepA gene encoding translation elongation factor 4 yields MNINDMKKRQEKIRNFSIIAHIDHGKSTLADRILEKTNTVTSREMQAQLLDSMDLERERGITIKLNAVELTYTAKDGETYIFHLIDTPGHVDFTYEVSRSLAACEGAVLVVDAAQGIEAQTLANVYLALDNDLEILPVINKIDLPAADPERVRQEIEDVIGIDASEAVLASAKAGIGIEDILEQVVEYVPAPAGDVEAPLKALIFDSVYDSYRGVVLNVRIMDGVVKPGDKIQMMSNGKTFDVTEVGVFSPKGVARDFLMVGDVGYITASIKTVQDTRVGDTVTLAENPAEEALDGYRKMNPMVYCGLYPIDNSRYNDLREALEKLQLNDAALQFEPETSQALGFGFRCGFLGLLHMDVIQERLEREFNLELITTAPSVIYHVNKTDGSLVVVDNPADFPDPGVIDSVEEPYVKAQIMVPNDYVGAVMELSQRKRGEFITMDYLDDYRVNVVYYIPLSEIVFDFFDKLKSSTKGYASLDYEMSDYRTSRLVKMDILLNAEKVDALSFIVHRDFAYERGKAIVEKLRKLIPRQQFEVPIQAAIGQKIVARSDIKALRKNVLAKCYGGDVSRKRKLLEKQKEGKKRMKQIGSVEVPQEAFMAVLKMDEDEPKK; encoded by the coding sequence ATGAATATAAATGATATGAAAAAACGGCAGGAGAAAATTCGTAATTTTTCCATTATCGCGCATATCGATCATGGGAAATCGACGCTTGCTGATAGAATACTAGAAAAAACAAACACGGTCACTTCTCGTGAAATGCAGGCACAATTGCTGGACTCGATGGATCTTGAGCGGGAACGTGGAATCACCATCAAACTGAATGCCGTTGAGCTGACTTACACAGCGAAGGATGGAGAAACATACATTTTTCACTTGATTGACACACCGGGACACGTCGATTTTACTTATGAAGTGTCGCGTAGTTTGGCTGCTTGTGAAGGAGCTGTTCTAGTTGTCGATGCAGCTCAAGGAATCGAAGCACAAACCCTTGCCAATGTGTATTTAGCGCTAGATAATGATTTAGAAATTTTACCAGTCATTAATAAAATCGATTTACCTGCAGCTGACCCGGAGCGTGTCCGTCAGGAAATCGAGGACGTGATCGGGATCGATGCCAGTGAAGCGGTTCTTGCCAGTGCTAAAGCAGGAATTGGAATTGAAGATATTCTTGAACAGGTCGTAGAATATGTTCCGGCACCAGCAGGCGATGTTGAAGCACCATTAAAAGCGTTGATTTTTGACTCTGTTTATGACAGCTATCGTGGCGTTGTATTGAATGTCCGTATCATGGACGGCGTAGTAAAGCCAGGCGATAAAATTCAGATGATGAGTAACGGAAAAACCTTTGATGTTACTGAGGTTGGTGTGTTCTCACCAAAAGGGGTCGCCAGAGATTTTCTGATGGTAGGCGATGTTGGGTACATTACTGCCAGTATCAAAACCGTACAAGATACGCGTGTTGGGGATACTGTTACCTTAGCCGAAAATCCAGCAGAAGAAGCGCTGGATGGGTATCGGAAAATGAATCCGATGGTCTATTGTGGGTTGTACCCAATCGATAATTCTCGTTATAACGATTTGAGAGAAGCACTTGAAAAGCTGCAGTTAAATGATGCGGCATTGCAGTTTGAACCGGAAACATCACAGGCCTTAGGCTTTGGCTTTCGCTGTGGTTTCTTAGGGTTATTGCATATGGATGTTATTCAAGAACGATTGGAAAGAGAATTCAATCTTGAACTGATCACAACAGCACCGTCTGTTATCTATCATGTGAACAAGACAGATGGCTCGCTGGTAGTAGTAGATAATCCGGCAGATTTCCCTGATCCGGGTGTGATCGACTCAGTGGAGGAGCCTTATGTAAAAGCACAGATCATGGTACCAAATGACTATGTTGGTGCAGTTATGGAGCTTTCACAGAGAAAACGTGGTGAGTTCATCACAATGGATTATCTGGATGATTATCGTGTAAATGTGGTGTATTATATTCCACTATCAGAAATCGTCTTTGATTTCTTTGACAAGCTGAAATCAAGTACGAAAGGCTATGCGTCACTGGATTATGAAATGAGCGATTATCGTACCAGTCGTCTAGTGAAGATGGATATTCTTTTAAATGCAGAGAAAGTGGATGCGCTGAGCTTTATCGTCCACAGAGACTTTGCGTATGAACGTGGAAAAGCAATCGTTGAAAAGCTGCGGAAGCTGATTCCTCGTCAACAATTCGAGGTGCCGATCCAAGCCGCGATCGGACAGAAAATCGTTGCCCGTTCCGATATCAAAGCTTTGCGTAAAAACGTATTGGCGAAGTGTTATGGCGGGGATGTTTCCCGTAAGCGTAAGCTATTAGAGAAGCAAAAAGAAGGGAAGAAGCGGATGAAGCAGATTGGATCTGTTGAAGTACCGCAGGAAGCCTTCATGGCCGTACTGAAAATGGACGAGGATGAACCGAAGAAATAA
- the celB gene encoding PTS cellobiose transporter subunit IIC has protein sequence MESENKLFKFLNNYLMGPMGKLSQLRIVRGVMAAGMASIPFTIVGSMFLIIAVLPQSFPALQGIWDVSFARIESLYMLANMATMGILALYFCIVFGYEYTKIQAQEEKINLNPMNGALLSMMAFFMCLPELIFEGGVATLVNVVTDDQKIIDGWSMAGGVTRLGTTGIFTAIIMSIIAVKIYVLCVKRKWVIKMPETVPTGVSNSFTALIPTVLIALTVIVINGLLIAAGTDIFKVIAVPFGFVTNLTNTWIGLLVIYFLMHALWIVGIHGATIVTSFLTPIVLSNMVENQAGANLPFAGEFNNSFVTIGGSGATLGMVIFITFFAKSAQLSALGKAAVVPSLFNINEPILFGMPVVYNPYTAIPFFLAPMSSMSVAYFAIKLGLVNPPIAQVAWPTPMGLSGFIGSGGDWRAFLLAVICALVAFLIWFPFIKFYDGKLYHDEQEKAKAIN, from the coding sequence ATGGAATCAGAAAACAAATTATTTAAATTTTTGAATAACTATTTAATGGGACCGATGGGAAAATTATCTCAATTAAGAATTGTACGTGGCGTGATGGCTGCAGGGATGGCATCAATTCCATTTACAATAGTGGGCTCAATGTTCTTGATTATTGCTGTATTACCACAAAGTTTTCCAGCACTACAAGGGATTTGGGATGTTTCATTTGCACGTATTGAAAGCTTATATATGTTAGCAAATATGGCAACCATGGGGATTCTGGCTTTATATTTCTGTATTGTATTTGGTTATGAATATACAAAGATTCAAGCACAAGAGGAAAAAATCAATCTGAATCCAATGAATGGTGCATTATTGTCAATGATGGCTTTCTTTATGTGCTTACCAGAATTGATTTTTGAAGGTGGAGTCGCTACATTAGTAAACGTGGTTACTGATGATCAAAAAATTATCGATGGGTGGTCAATGGCTGGAGGCGTGACTCGTCTGGGAACAACAGGGATCTTCACGGCGATCATTATGTCGATTATAGCTGTGAAAATTTATGTGTTGTGCGTAAAACGTAAATGGGTGATCAAGATGCCTGAGACTGTTCCGACAGGTGTTTCCAATTCATTTACTGCTCTAATTCCAACCGTTCTCATCGCATTGACGGTGATTGTTATCAATGGGTTGCTGATTGCTGCTGGAACGGATATTTTTAAAGTAATTGCGGTACCATTTGGTTTTGTAACGAATTTGACAAATACATGGATTGGTTTGCTAGTTATTTACTTCTTGATGCATGCACTTTGGATCGTAGGTATTCATGGAGCGACGATCGTTACGTCATTTTTGACACCGATTGTTTTATCTAATATGGTTGAAAATCAAGCTGGAGCGAACTTGCCATTTGCCGGAGAATTTAACAACAGCTTTGTTACAATCGGCGGGTCTGGTGCTACCTTGGGGATGGTTATTTTCATCACATTTTTTGCAAAATCAGCACAATTGAGTGCGCTAGGTAAAGCTGCGGTAGTACCTTCTTTATTTAATATCAATGAGCCGATCTTGTTTGGGATGCCAGTCGTTTATAACCCATATACGGCGATACCTTTCTTCTTGGCACCTATGAGTTCGATGTCAGTCGCTTACTTTGCTATTAAACTAGGATTGGTGAATCCGCCAATTGCCCAAGTTGCTTGGCCAACACCTATGGGACTATCAGGGTTTATTGGTTCAGGTGGGGATTGGCGGGCGTTTCTCTTAGCCGTTATCTGTGCATTGGTTGCCTTTCTTATTTGGTTCCCATTCATTAAATTTTATGATGGAAAATTGTATCATGACGAACAGGAAAAAGCGAAAGCTATCAATTAG
- a CDS encoding transketolase produces the protein MEIIELKKKAIEIRKDVLQLIYKAKTGHTGSDLSCTDILVALYYHIMTVDPNQPEMADRDQYIQSKGHAAEVLWAVLADKGFLSKEELQSFSSFGSRLIGHPNNKVDGVEMNTGSLGHGLPVSVGIALAGKMDKKKYHTYTLLGDGELAEGSVWEGAMAAANYQLDNLTAIIDRNGLQISGRSEDVMSIEPLDEKWRAFGWDVQVLDGNDMTELVRVLSEPNQPGKPKMILAKTIKGKGFSEAEDQAGWHHKVPTEEQLTKALAELDQQMEVLIHGEK, from the coding sequence ATGGAAATCATTGAGCTGAAAAAGAAAGCGATCGAGATTCGAAAGGATGTCCTTCAACTGATTTACAAAGCAAAAACAGGACACACAGGTTCTGATTTATCTTGTACAGACATTCTGGTAGCTCTTTATTATCATATTATGACTGTCGATCCAAATCAGCCGGAAATGGCTGATCGAGATCAATATATCCAAAGCAAAGGGCACGCAGCAGAGGTGTTGTGGGCAGTGCTTGCGGATAAAGGTTTTTTGAGCAAAGAGGAGCTGCAGTCCTTTTCGAGCTTTGGTTCTCGTCTCATCGGTCATCCCAATAATAAGGTGGACGGCGTTGAAATGAACACAGGCTCTCTTGGGCATGGTCTACCGGTATCTGTAGGGATTGCTTTAGCTGGAAAAATGGATAAAAAAAAGTATCACACGTATACCTTGTTAGGTGATGGGGAGCTTGCCGAGGGTTCTGTCTGGGAAGGTGCGATGGCCGCAGCAAATTATCAACTGGATAATTTGACAGCGATTATCGATCGGAATGGATTACAAATTAGCGGGCGATCAGAAGATGTTATGTCGATCGAACCATTAGATGAGAAATGGCGCGCCTTTGGATGGGATGTACAGGTGCTAGATGGGAATGACATGACTGAGCTTGTACGGGTACTTTCTGAACCCAATCAGCCTGGAAAACCTAAAATGATCCTTGCGAAAACGATCAAGGGCAAAGGCTTCTCGGAAGCGGAAGATCAAGCCGGCTGGCATCATAAGGTGCCGACAGAAGAACAGCTGACAAAAGCGTTAGCAGAGCTTGATCAGCAAATGGAGGTGTTGATCCATGGAGAAAAATAA
- a CDS encoding L-fucose/L-arabinose isomerase family protein, translating into MDKVTIGFAPTRRNLFSAEAAIEYADLTRKKMEDMGISYIDIQDINQDGLLYDDEGVEKIAAKFKAEGVDGLFLANENFGTEYACARLAKKLDVPVLLWGPKDETPAEDGSRLRDTQCGLFAIGKVLRRFNVPFTYIKNSDIDTPEFERGLNDFIKVCNVVKTFRATRILQVGPRPFDFWTVICNEGELLERFNISLSPVPIKEVVQEIERTKTEEYEKIAAVIDYFKKNTEVQITEEELEMVAALKVALQNLCTAYGCNAGVIQCWTALQDEIGILPYASLSLLQEEGIPFVCETDVHGAISELLIEAASLGEHRAIFADVNCRHPENENGELLQHLGVFAYSTAETTPILPPRHFVFDYPGSVAFRAIKDEYTLCRFDGDHGDYSLLMGTGKGIDGPYNQGTYLYLEFENLNRLEFKLVEGPYIHHVAAVRKNVVPILYEASKYLGIQPDFYDPIEEEVKAYLRGD; encoded by the coding sequence ATGGATAAAGTCACGATCGGTTTTGCCCCGACAAGAAGAAACTTATTCAGTGCGGAAGCAGCCATTGAATATGCAGATTTAACACGAAAAAAAATGGAGGATATGGGCATTTCCTATATCGATATTCAAGACATCAATCAGGACGGTTTACTTTACGATGATGAAGGGGTAGAAAAAATCGCAGCGAAGTTTAAGGCAGAAGGTGTCGATGGCCTATTTTTGGCCAATGAGAATTTTGGGACGGAATATGCCTGTGCCCGTCTGGCTAAAAAGCTTGATGTTCCGGTACTGTTATGGGGACCGAAGGACGAAACACCGGCAGAAGACGGCTCACGCTTGAGAGATACACAATGTGGATTGTTTGCGATCGGCAAGGTTTTGCGAAGGTTCAATGTCCCATTTACCTATATCAAGAACTCTGATATCGATACGCCTGAGTTCGAACGAGGCCTGAACGATTTCATCAAGGTATGTAATGTAGTGAAAACCTTCAGAGCAACGAGGATTTTGCAGGTTGGTCCGCGGCCTTTTGATTTTTGGACAGTGATCTGTAATGAAGGCGAGCTATTGGAACGCTTCAATATTTCACTTTCTCCAGTTCCAATTAAGGAAGTTGTCCAAGAGATTGAACGGACTAAGACAGAGGAGTATGAAAAAATCGCAGCTGTGATCGATTACTTCAAGAAAAATACGGAGGTGCAAATCACGGAGGAAGAGCTGGAAATGGTCGCAGCTTTAAAGGTAGCGTTGCAAAATCTTTGTACGGCATATGGTTGTAATGCCGGAGTTATTCAATGCTGGACGGCACTGCAGGATGAAATCGGCATATTGCCGTATGCATCGCTGTCATTACTTCAAGAAGAGGGCATTCCTTTTGTTTGTGAGACGGATGTTCATGGCGCTATTTCGGAATTGTTGATCGAGGCAGCATCACTTGGAGAGCATCGAGCAATCTTCGCAGATGTGAATTGTCGTCATCCGGAGAATGAGAATGGGGAGCTGCTGCAGCATTTAGGTGTTTTTGCCTACTCAACGGCAGAAACAACGCCCATTTTACCGCCACGCCATTTCGTTTTTGACTATCCTGGTTCTGTAGCGTTTCGTGCAATCAAAGATGAGTATACCTTGTGCCGTTTTGATGGGGACCATGGGGACTATTCTCTTTTGATGGGAACTGGAAAAGGGATCGATGGACCCTATAATCAAGGGACCTATCTTTATTTAGAATTTGAGAATCTGAATCGATTGGAATTCAAGCTGGTAGAAGGGCCGTATATCCATCATGTGGCGGCAGTAAGAAAAAATGTTGTGCCGATTTTATATGAAGCCAGCAAGTATTTAGGGATTCAACCAGATTTTTATGATCCAATCGAAGAAGAAGTCAAAGCTTATTTGAGAGGAGACTAA